The following nucleotide sequence is from Terriglobales bacterium.
CAGTGGTGAAGAACACGAAACAGCCGTGAATCGTTGGCCGCGCTTCAGCCAACAAGCCAGGAAGCCCAACCAATGCAGATTGCCGCGAGTCCGGAGAGCACCACCGGTGGTGGAAGAAAATACTTCCAGCAAAGGATCAATGACACAATCTGCACGGCGAAGAACATCCAGCCCAGAGTCCCAATCGCTTGCGGATTGCTGCGCGCTAATCCCCCGAGATACCACGCCAGATAGGCTGCAAAGAGAAGATACAGTGTTGCGAAAAGGCCGAAGCCAACGTAGAACTCGGCATAACTTCGGCTGTTCCCGCTAAGCGGGAAATGGACGCTGCGCATCGAGTCCCAAACTCCCTGGCCTTCCACAGAAGGCGCTTTGAACCGCAGGAAACCAACCGTATGACCAGCGGCAAAAAGGATGAGTATTACTGAGCCAATGCGGTAGAGAACGGTAGCCTTTGACATGCAGAGGGTTTCCTCCTGAGTTTTGTCCTGCAAAAGTACGACCTTCAATTTTGGGAGAATGGACAAACATAGTAACAGGACAGGAGATGTTGGCGCGACGCGGGAGTTTCATTGCGTTAAGAATCTCCCCTGTGGAGAGAGGCTGCAGAACACCCCCAAATAGTCCGTATGGTGGCTATCTATAATCGCACGAACGAGGGCGCTTCTAAACTACTGAAATGAACCTGCAGGCAGCTGTAAGCAAGAATGGCATCGCTCTCGTTCCGGATGTGGTGCCTCGAGACGAAGCTTCGATTCTGATGGTTAAATTCGATGAGAAATCGCCTCGCCGCAGCCGCGCTGGAATTCGACATCTGATGTCGAATGAAGTTGTTCTAGAGGTTGCCAAGAGTTCGCGCATGCTGGCGATTGCTCGAAGCATTCTTGGCAATGGCGCATTCCCATTTCGGGCTACACTCTTCGACAAATCGTTCGACGCAAACTGGCTGGTCGTGTGGCATCAGGATACCGCCTTGCCTCTCCGGGTACGAACCGATATGCCTGGCTGGGGACCCTGGTCTGTAAAAGAAGGCATCAATTACGCCCATGCTCCAACGCGAGCGCTTGATCAGATCGTGGCGCTCCGTCTTCATCTCGACGATTCCACTGAGAAGAATGGTCCCTTGCGAGTTCTTCCAGGAACACATAAGCTCGGAGTTCTTTCGGACGAGGAGGTTGAGAGGCTGAGCAGGGAATTGAAAGCCGAAGATTGCCTTGCGA
It contains:
- a CDS encoding phytanoyl-CoA dioxygenase family protein, which produces MNLQAAVSKNGIALVPDVVPRDEASILMVKFDEKSPRRSRAGIRHLMSNEVVLEVAKSSRMLAIARSILGNGAFPFRATLFDKSFDANWLVVWHQDTALPLRVRTDMPGWGPWSVKEGINYAHAPTRALDQIVALRLHLDDSTEKNGPLRVLPGTHKLGVLSDEEVERLSRELKAEDCLASKGSVLAMRPLLIHSSSKSQNDSPRRVLHIEYAASPSVGDGLELAIA